The following coding sequences are from one Triticum aestivum cultivar Chinese Spring chromosome 5A, IWGSC CS RefSeq v2.1, whole genome shotgun sequence window:
- the LOC123103134 gene encoding probable galacturonosyltransferase 7 — protein MKGHHHHHLAPLSPPAATAAKRRCTGMAAAVPALVLCSVLLPLAFLLGLHSTGYGSEERAAVVISTELGLGKHKHLDGAMRHKLLKDVSKMITSGSNGISSEKSSRSKSRNLAARSKIKDAFSFVELNNDTSKKRGSHTQRYQLKDLSWRSTDTAVDGKESQGQEVAQEENPKSCELEYGSYCLWSVEHKEEMKDAIVKRLKDQLFMARAYYPSIAKLKHQERFTRELKQHIQEHERMLSDTIADADLPPFFTKKLEKMEGTIEKIKSCEVGCSNVERKLRQLLDLTEDEAYFHTRQSAFLYHLGVQTMPKTHHCLSMRLTVEYFKSVSPQRELLNKQKFEDPAFYHYVMFSRNVLAASTTINSTAMNSKDSGSVVFHVFTDTQNFYAMKHWFDRNSYLDANVHVTNIEDHNKLSKDVESLERQQLWPTEEFRVTFRNHSQPLRRQMKTEYISVFGHSHFLLPDLLPSLNRVVVLDDDMIVQKDLSSLWNLNMGDKVIGAVQFCGVRLGQLKAYVEENNFDADSCVWFSGLNVIELEKWRDLGITSLHDQSLQKDSSVSHRLEALPTGLLAFQDLIYPLKGSWVQSGLGYDYGISRVDIEKAAALHYNGVMKPWLDLAIHDYKSYWRKYMTNGERFMAECNIH, from the exons ATGAagggccaccaccaccaccacctggcgCCGCTTTcgccgccggcggcgacggcggccaagCGCCGCTGCACCGGCATGGCGGCCGCCGTCCCGGCGCTGGTGCTCTGCTCCGTCCTCCTgccgctcgccttcctcctcggcctCCACAGCACCG GGTACGGATCGGAGGAGCGCGCGGCCGTCGTCATCAGCACC GAACTGGGGCTGGGGAAGCACAAGCATCTTGATGGGGCCATGAGGCACAAGCTGCTCAAG GATGTTTCCAAAATGATAACCTCGGGGTCGAACGGGATTTCCAGCGAGAAATCTAGTAGATCAAAGTCCAGGAATCTTGCTGCCAGATCAAAAATCAAGGATGCTTTCTCCTTTGTTGAGCTAAACAATGACACATCCAAAAAGAGAG GATCTCATACACAAAGATATCAACTAAAGGACTTGTCATGGAGATCAACG GATACTGCTGTTGATGGGAAGGAGAGCCAAGGCCAGGAAGTAGCACAAGAGGAGAATCCCAAGTCCTGTGAACTTGAATATGGAAGCTATTGCCTCTGGTCTGTTGAGCATAAGGAAGAGATGAAAGATGCTATTGTGAAGAGGCTTAAAGATCAACTGTTTATGGCCAGAGCCTATTATCCTAGTATTGCAAAACTGAAGCACCAGGAAAGATTTACACGTGAGTTGAAGCAACATATCCAAGAACACGAACGCATGCTCAGTGACACCATTGCAGATGCTGATCTTCCACCATT TTTCACAAAGAAGCTAGAGAAAATGGAAGGCACAATTGAGAAAATCAAGTCTTGTGAAGTAGGCTGCTCCAATGTTGAACGGAAACTTAGGCAGCTACTCGATCTAACTGAAGATGAAGCTTATTTCCATACAAGGCAGAGTGCATTTCTCTATCATCTCGGGGTCCAGACTATGCCAAAAACTCACCATTGTTTGAGCATGAGATTGACAGTAGAGTATTTCAAATCTGTATCTCCTCAAAGGGAGCTATTAAATAAGCAGAAATTTGAAGACCCTGCCTTCTATCACTATGTAATGTTCTCCAGGAATGTACTTGCAGCTTCGACTACTATCAATTCAACAGCCATGAACTCCAAG GATTCTGGCAGCGTTGTTTTCCATGTATTCACCGACACCCAGAATTTTTATGCAATGAAGCATTGGTTTGACAGGAACTCATATTTGGACGCTAATGTCCACGTGACTAACATTGAGGATCACAACAAGCTCTCTAAGGATGTTGAATCTCTTGAGAGGCAACAATTATGGCCTACAGAGGAATTTCGTGTCACGTTTCGTAATCATTCTCAGCCTCTCCGGAGGCAGATGAAAACTGAGTACATATCTGTTTTTGGCCATTCACATTTCCTCTTGCCTGATCTTCTTCCTAGCTTGAATAGAGTAGTTGTTCTAGATGATGATATGATTGTCCAGAAAGACTTGTCATCTCTTTGGAACCTCAATATGGGAGACAAAGTAATAGGTGCTGTACAGTTCTGTGGAGTTAGATTAGGTCAGTTGAAAGCTTATGTAGAGGAAAACAATTTCGACGCGGATTCATGCGTGTGGTTCTCTGGTCTGAATGTAATTGAATTGGAGAAATGGAGAGATCTTGGCATTACCAGCTTGCATGATCAATCACTTCAGAAG GATAGTTCGGTATCACATAGACTTGAAGCACTCCCTACAGGTTTACTTGCCTTTCAAGACCTGATAtatcctttgaaaggttcatgggttCAGTCCGGTCTTGGATACGATTATGGAATTAGCCGTGTCGATATAGAAAAGGCGGCTGCTCTGCACTACAATGGTGTCATGAAACCTTGGCTTGATTTGGCAATACATGATTACAAGAGCTACTGGAGAAAGTATATGACTAATGGGGAGAGGTTCATGGCAGAATGCAATATACATTAA
- the LOC123103136 gene encoding calcium uniporter protein 6, mitochondrial, which yields MWRAAASRLRAHCPPGALRRLYSPPPHPPRVDPPVTASEARRLVRLVGVEALKRRLRDGPREAIGYGELLDACVEAGAARTRDDAEGLARAMDDAGVLLLFRDKAYLHPEKVVDLVRRAVPLALEVEDDPRREELRQLQEKKDGIDKLAHRQVRRILWSGLGLIMSQIGLFFRLTFWELSWDVMEPIAFFTTASGLLVSYTYFLVTSRDPTYQDFMERLFLSRRRKLCAKHRFDMERYLELHRLCKCPLEGHYPHGPKLHNL from the exons ATGTGGCGCGCGGCCGCCTCCCGCCTCCGCGCGCATTGCCCGCCCGGCGCGCTCCGCCGCCTctactcgccgccgccgcacccgccgCGGGTGGACCCGCCGGTCACGGCGTCCGAGGCGAGGAGGCTGGTGCGGCTCGTCGGGGTCGAGGCGCTGAAGCGGCGGCTCCGGGACGGGCCCCGCGAGGCGATCGGCTACGGGGAGCTCCTCGACGCGTGCGtggaggccggggcggcgcgcaCCCGCGACGACGCGGAGGGCCTCGCGCGGGCCATGGACGACGCCGGCgtcctgctgctcttcagagacaAGGCCTACCTCCACCCCGAGAAG GTGGTGGACCTGGTGAGAAGGGCGGTGCCGCTGgccctggaggtggaggacgaccCAAGGAGAGAGGAGCTGAGGCAGCTCCAGGAGAAGAAGGACGGCATCGACAAGCTGGCGCACAGGCAGGTCCGGCGCATCCTCTGGTCCGGGCTGGGGCTGATCATGTCCCAGATCGGCCTCTTCTTCCGCCTCACCTTCTGGGAGCTCTCCTGGGACGTGATGGAGCCCATCGCCTTCTTCACCACCGCGTCCGGGCTGCTCGTCAGCTACACCTACTTCCTCGTGACATCGAGGGACCCGACGTACCAGGACTTCATGGAGAGGCTCTTCCTGTCCAGGAGGAGGAAGCTCTGCGCCAAGCACAGGTTCGACATGGAGAGGTACCTGGAGCTGCACAGGCTTTGCAAGTGCCCTCTCGAAGGCCACTATCCTCATGGCCCCAAGCTTCACAACTTGTAA